From the genome of Colletotrichum higginsianum IMI 349063 chromosome 4, whole genome shotgun sequence, one region includes:
- a CDS encoding NmrA-like family protein produces the protein MPGRTNSTIRKVALAGKGYVGEKIYDELVNAGYDVTVLSRLNPKNEDNVRIVDYGSTESLTEALRGQDAVISTVNLAGWPHQYKLIDAAVNSGSVKHFIPSDFTSLSTNPAVSQYPYYKDAVAIQEYLKDKADQSGMKWTVVATGPLLGCILNGNYMYNYQEQTALQVSNVSHRVSMTRGSTLAKAISGIFARSKDMQSGPIFIQDYTTSQKEMLEVAERLSGKKWSVQHVDGEEKLQNGLDMFKKAAADETTPPIFATFLVIHNTIFGGHYNTSWDGMGNKYLELPFMSKGEFEDLIATRVRNEPIDGGLPWNSAPKPRNTS, from the exons ATGCCTGGCCGCACTAATTCCACCATCCGCAAAGTCGCACTAGCAGGA AAAGGCTACGTTGGCGAGAAGATCTACGATGAACTGGTCAACGCCGGGTATGATGTTACTGTTTTATCACGCCTCAACCCGAAAAACGAGGACAACGTCCGCATCGTTGACTACGGGTCTACAGAAAGCCTCACCGAGGCCCTCCGCGGACAAGACGCCGTCATCTCTACCGTCAACCTCGCGGGATGGCCGCACCAGTACAAATTGATTGACGCAGCTGTTAACTCGGGCTCGGTCAAACACTTCATACCTAGTGACTTCACTTCTCTGTCGACCAATCCAGCTGTTTCTCAGTACCCCTACTACAAAGATGCCGTGGCTATCCAGGAGTACCTCAAGGACAAGGCAGACCAAAGCGGTATGAAGTGGACCGTTGTCGCCACTGGTCCGCTTCTAGGCTGCATCTTGAACGGAAACTACATGTATAACTACCAAGAGCAGACTGCACTGCAGGTCAGCAATGTCTCACACAGGGTCAGTATGACCCGGGGTTCTACGCTGGCTAAAGCCATCTCGGGCATATTTGCCAGGTCCAAGGACATGCAGAGTGGCCCAATATTCATCCAAGACTATACTACTTCGCAGAAAGAAATGCTCGAAGTCGCTGAGAGGCTTTCTGGCAAGAAGTGGTCAGTTCAGCATGTCGATGGCGAAGAGAAACTCCAGAACGGCCTCGATATGTTCAAGAAAGCGGCGGCCGATGAGACCACGCCCCCAATTTTTGCCACGTTCCTTGTCATCCATAATACTATTTTTGGCGGGCATTACAACACTTCTTGGGACGGGATGGGAAACAAATACCTTGAGCTGCCTTTCATGTCCAAGGGTGAGTTTGAGGACCTGATTGCGACAAGAGTCCGGAATGAGCCCATCGATGGTGGTCTGCCTTGGAATTCAGCCCCGAAGCCTCGAAACACGTCTTAG
- a CDS encoding Beta-ketoacyl synthase, which translates to MSSQDQVFAYVFGDQTHDIADTLSGLAQSHHDPLVINFLERSCGVLKHEVARLSPEQQERCPRFVTLADLLSPYRSETLNPCFVQGLTCITQLGLFIRQHSSGCQVYPTPENSLLAGACTGALAAAAVSCAHSAPGLLQPALHAVAVAIRLGALAWDVADRVAIKHEGPGSSNSFDSWSRVATGSSRKILADALLQYAADTGLPVITTPYISAIIGTTQATISGPPMVLSDFFASTIGKSVAPVSASLRITAPYHSAHFYNELDIEKVLAGINQNDLFKARIPVISASIKGQLLSTNATLRDALEQAARDCLEREMALEQLPIRIAEHIKRSVKSVAGNVTDVIIQPFAFHSTDRLVSPVRRLLPSESYWVQERSPLVPEELASRAANDALGANGGASKSPIAILAVSGRFPGNADTMDAFWDILHNGVDTHEMVPASRWNASAHVGDPSVKNVSGTGFGCWLHQAPLFDAAFFNMSPREAAQVDPAQRLALLTAAEALEKAGIVPNRTASTQKHRVGVWFGATSNDWMETNSAQDIDTYFIPGGNRAFIPGRINYHFKFSGPSYTIDTACSSSLAALHLACSALWRGEVDTAIVGGTNVLTNPDMTAGLDRGHFLSRTGNCKTFDDEADGYCRGEAVVTIILKRLEDAQMDKDPVEACILGVATNHNAEAESITRPHAAAQKDLFEYILTEANVSSNDISYVEMHGTGTQAGDAGETTSVVTTLSPLTARGTSVRPATSPLHIGAVKSNVGHGEAAAGVTSLAKVLMMMKHSTIPPHIGIKTKINHRLPDLQARNTHIATVPTPWVRPQNDSRRVLLNNFSAAGGNTAIVLEDAPPVLDNHTDPDPRRHHIVTLSAKTGESLVSNLRILIQWLDEAASWKDPNLLAKLSYTTTARRMHHRYRVAVTATSIPQLKSSLQQELDTCSGGGKILPAPAKAPCFVFTFTGQGSPHAGMGADLYSRFASFRSSLQRCDHLCVQMGLPSILLLFEERDYFSRASLTALQLSHAAFQMALCKLWESFGTVPKAVVGHSLGEYAALYAAGALSQADVLYLVGKRSQLMEEHLVQGTHAMLVVMAEAAAVLAAIPGVVGRDLEVSCLNRKQSIVLGGTVAHVKEAQKILEAKGMRCDVLDTAHAFHTSQVDPILAQFRKVAKSIHIRQPAIPVISPTHGRVLREAKDFGEGYLAEHCRNPVNIMHAVSVAKAEGVLDERTIAIEIGPAPVVAPMVKEVVGSRMQTFASAHKTIDTWQLITEAFSGMYTAGANVEWSRYHADFPECQQVLQVPSYGWTLKEYWMQYTNDWSLRKGDAAAAFMGPANLAFSSIYNVVKNTLQPSSDGEVVVDLDLNADDVHSMAQGHKVYGVPLCTPSVYADISQMIGKYVKQITAMDVDTIATEVADMHIQSALVANDVGLKQVFRTEARFDAATKSLFCTFSSFDDNDKALEQHASCSIRFVQIDVTKSRVEQAVSQARIRMEAIRAQVGRDDSTFRFSKSMIYKMVGQLADFEPGYRGLSAVTLSNNTYEAVGTVSFKGIPDFGKWFSNPAFLDSISQLAGFVMNANECVDLDKELFVNHGWESMKLLTPRLDPNTTYHSYVKMTEGKDKLWSGDVIVFDQDQNLVGILGGVALQGVPKRLMNYIINSAMKKVSRDSPSAISQIRPQPQAIPASEMDATFGDIYSAETQAAPTSQQATDDSWPVVLKVLAEETRLDPKELADDVVLADIGIDSLLSLVICCRLREELEVDLPERALFEECRTVGDIKTRVSRPVLSLSGFSRRGSDLMSTKSDTDSSIGSPDLDNPVSPFSTVMTPINSLDTPGTSPTLGSYLKVIDKGIGEFKGNVVPSTPSATATIPPAWSMYLQGSRTKARETLFLFPDGCGVATSYSSLPTISPTTALVGFNSPFAKTPSRMYDHTLREVLQSYVAGLRQKQAHGPYRLGGWSAGGILAYAVAQELISAGEEVISLTLIDSPSPNHGLDHLPERFYDHCNKVGIFRKVLERGSDQSKPPEWLMPHFRATTELLHEYHAPPMSPEAARKLHVNINWAGECAFDGVTYPHLPPAMKEGEDCEGMKFLTEKRKDFGPGEWALLFPGASITTTVIEGQHHFSMMRGSGATRLVESIRRGI; encoded by the exons ATGTCTAGTCAAGATCAAGTGTTCGCCTACGTCTTTGGCGACCAAACACATGACATCGCAGACACACTGAGCGGCTTGGCACAATCCCACCATGATCCGCTGGTCATCAACTTCCTTGAGCGGAGCTGCGGGGTGCTGAAGCACGAAGTTGCCCGCTTGTCTCCCGAGCAGCAGGAAAGGTGCCCACGCTTCGTCACGTTGGCAGATCTCCTGTCACCGTACCGCTCCGAGACCCTCAATCCTTGTTTCGTCCAGGGTTTGACTTGCATCACACAACTTGGCCTCTTCATCCGCCAGCACAGCAGCGGATGCCAAGTTTATCCCACACCTGAGAACAGCCTCTTGGCGGGAGCTTGCACAGGCGCGCTCGCTGCGGCGGCTGTGAGCTGTGCCCATAGTGCACCCGGTCTTCTTCAACCTGCTCTTCACGCTGTTGCTGTCGCTATTCGTCTGGGCGCCCTTGCCTGGGATGTGGCCGACAGAGTCGCCATCAAGCATGAGGGACCAGGGTCCTCGAATTCCTTCGATTCATGGTCTCGTGTCGCAACAGGATCCAGCCGAAAGATACTGGCCGATGCCTTGCTGCAGTACGCAGCTGACACGGGGCTGCCAGTCATCACCACTCCTTACATCTCGGCCATCATC GGAACTACTCAGGCAACAATCTCTGGCCCTCCGATGGTCCTTTCAGACTTCTTCGCTTCGACCATTGGAAAGTCCGTCGCTCCTGTGTCGGCATCGCTGCGCATCACGGCCCCCTACCACTCTGCCCATTTCTATAACGAGCTAGACATTGAAAAAGTTCTAGCCGGCATCAACCAGAATGATCTGTTCAAAGCCCGCATTCCGGTCATCTCGGCTAGCATCAAGGGCCAGTTGCTATCCACCAACGCGACCCTTCGCGATGCACTAGAGCAGGCTGCCCGCGACTGtctggagagagagatggcaTTGGAGCAGCTACCCATCCGCATCGCCGAGCACATCAAGCGCTCTGTCAAGTCAGTCGCCGGCAATGTCACAGACGTAATCATTCAGCCTTTTGCTTTCCACAGCACAGATCGCCTCGTCTCTCCTGTCCGCCGTCTGCTGCCGTCAGAATCTTACTGGGTGCAAGAGAGATCTCCTCTTGTTCCGGAGGAGCTCGCATCGcgcgccgccaacgacgctCTGGGTGCCAACGGAGGCGCCTCCAAGTCTCCCATCGCTATTCTTGCTGTGTCTGGCAGATTCCCTGGCAACGCTGACACCATGGACGCCTTCTGGGACATCCTCCACAACGGAGTTGATACTCATGAAATGGTTCCTGCTTCGCGATGGAACGCCTCGGCCCACGTGGGCGATCCCTCCGTGAAGAATGTCTCAGGGACCGGCTTTGGATGCTGGCTGCACCAGGCGCCCCTATTCGATgccgccttcttcaacatGTCCCCTCGTGAGGCTGCCCAAGTTGATCCCGCTCAACGCTTGGCTCTCTTGActgccgccgaggcgcttGAGAAGGCAGGTATTGTTCCCAATCGCACAGCATCCACCCAGAAACACCGTGTGGGTGTGTGGTTTGGTGCCACGAGCAACGATTGGATGGAAACCAACAGCGCGCAAGATATTGACACCTATTTCATCCCTGGCGGTAACCGTGCCTTCATTCCCGGCCGCATCAATTATCATTTCAAGTTCAGTGGTCCCAGCTACACCATTGATACTGCCTGCAGTTCCAGCTTGGCTGCATTACACCTGGCATGCAGTGCTTTGTGGCGTGGCGAGGTGGACACTGCCATTGTAGGAGGCACAAACGTCCTCACGAACCCAGATATGACTGCTGGTTTGGATAGAGGTCACTTTCTATCCCGCACTGGCAACTGTAAGACCTTTGACGATGAGGCTGATGGGTATTGCCGTGGAGAAGCGGTGGTCACCATCATACTGAAGCGCCTGGAAGACGCGCAGATGGACAAAGACCCTGTTGAAGCGTGTATCTTGGGCGTCGCTACAAACCACAACGCCGAAGCCGAGTCAATCACGCGGCCCCATGCTGCCGCCCAGAAGGACCTTTTCGAGTATATTCTGACCGAGGCCAATGTCAGCTCCAACGACATCAGCTATGTCGAGATGcacggcaccggcacccAGGCTGGCGATGCAGGAGAAACCACTTCGGTTGTCACCACGCTTTCTCCGTTGACGGCGCGAGGTACATCAGTCCGCCCGGCCACAAGCCCTCTTCACATCGGCGCCGTGAAGTCCAACGTAGGACATGGCGAAGCTGCTGCGGGTGTTACGAGTCTCGCCAAGGTCCTCATGATGATGAAGCACTCGACCATTCCGCCTCACATTGGCATCAAGACCAAGATCAACCACAGACTGCCAGACCTGCAGGCCCGCAACACTCACATTGCTACAGTGCCCACACCATGGGTCAGACCGCAGAACGACAGTCGCCGGGTTCTCCTGAACAACTTttctgccgccggcggcaacacAGCCATTGTCCTAGAAGACGCTCCCCCCGTCCTTGACAACCATACTGACCCGGACCCGCGACGTCACCATATCGTGACTCTCTCAGCCAAGACAGGTGAATCCTTGGTGTCTAATCTGCGAATCCTGATTCAGTGGCTTGATGAAGCGGCGTCGTGGAAAGACCCCAACCTCCTCGCAAAGCTGTCCTATACGACAACCGCTCGGCGCATGCACCACCGGTACAGGGTCGCGGTGACGGCTACCAGTATTCCTCAGCTCAAGTCATCGCTTCAGCAGGAACTCGACACGTGCAGTGGAGGCGGAAAGATCCTACCTGCTCCGGCCAAGGCGCCATGCTTCGTCTTCACCTTTACTGGGCAGGGCTCGCCGCATGCTGGAATGGGGGCGGACTTGTACTCACGGTTTGCGTCTTTCAGAAGCAGCTTACAGCGCTGTGATCACTTGTGTGTTCAGATGGGCTTGCCCTCgattcttcttctctttgaGGAGCGGGATTACTTCAGCCGGGCATCACTCACTGCCCTTCAGTTGTCTCACGCCGCCTTCCAGATGGCTCTTTGCAAGCTCTGGGAGTCGTTTGGCACCGTGCCCAAGGCTGTCGTCGGCCACAGCCTTGGAGAATATGCCGCCCTTTACGCAGCTGGAGCTCTGTCCCAGGCTGATGTCCTCTACCTCGTTGGAAAACGATCTCAGTTGATGGAGGAGCACCTCGTCCAGGGCACCCACGCCATGCTTGTTGTCATGGCCGAGGCAGCGGCTGTTCTTGCCGCCATTCCAGGTGTTGTTGGACGCGATCTTGAGGTTTCTTGCCTCAACAGGAAGCAGAGCATCGTTCTTGGTGGTACCGTTGCACATGTAAAGGAAGCACAAAAGATCCTGGAAGCAAAGGGTATGCGCTGCGACGTCCTCGATACCGCCCACGCCTTCCATACCTCCCAGGTCGACCCCATCCTTGCTCAGTTTCGCAAGGTTGCAAAGAGCATTCATATCCGTCAACCCGCGATTCCCGTCATCTCGCCGACTCACGGCAGGGTTCTTCGGGAAGCCAAAGACTTCGGTGAGGGTTACCTGGCCGAGCACTGCAGAAACCCCGTCAACATCATGCACGCCGTGTCCGTCGCCAAGGCAGAGGGTGTCCTGGACGAGCGCACTATTGCAATCGAGATCGGCCCCGCGCCTGTTGTTGCCCCCATGGTGAAGGAAGTGGTGGGGTCACGAATGCAGACGTTCGCATCTGCTCACAAGACTATCGACACCTGGCAGTTGATAACTGAGGCCTTCTCGGGGATGTACACCGCTGGTGCCAACGTCGAATGGTCTAGGTATCATGCTGATTTCCCCGAATGCCAGCAAGTTCTCCAAGTGCCATCTTATGGGTGGACTCTCAAGGAGTACTGGATGCAGTATACCAACGACTGGAGTCTTCGCAAGggcgatgctgctgctgcttttATGGGACCCGCCAActtggccttctcctccattTACAATGTTGTGAAAAACACTCTCCAACCCAGTTCCGATGGCGAGGTGGTTGTAGATCTCGacctcaacgccgacgaTGTGCACTCGATGGCACAGGGTCACAAGGTCTACGGCGTGCCTCTATGCACTCCA TCTGTCTACGCCGACATCTCTCAGATGATCGGAAAGTACGTCAAGCAAATTACAGCCATGGACGTCGACACCATCGCGACCGAAGTGGCAGACATGCACATCCAGAGCGCCCTCGTGGCTAACGACGTCGGCCTTAAACAAGTCTTCCGAACCGAGGCCAGGTTTGACGCCGCGACGAAGTCTCTATTCTGcactttctcttcctttgAC GACAACGACAAGGCCTTGGAGCAGCATGCCAGCTGCTCGATCCGCTTTGTCCAGATCGACGTAACAAAATCTCGGGTTGAGCAGGCTGTATCACAGGCAAGGATTCGCATGGAGGCCATCCGGGCTCAGGTCGGCAGAGATGACAGCACGTTCCGATTCAGCAAGTCCATGATCTATAAAATGGTCGGCCAGCTGGCCGATTTCGAGCCTGGGTACCGTGGCCTTTCCGCCGTCACCCTCAGCAACAACACATACGAAGCTGTCGGCACCGTGTCTTTCAAAGGGATTCCAGATTTCGGGAAATGGTTCTCCAACCCCGCCTTCCTGGACTCCATCTCTCAACTGGCTGGGTTTGTCATGAACGCCAACGAATGTGTCGATCTTGACAAGGAACTCTTTGTCAACCACGGATGGGAGTCGATGAAGCTACTTACTCCCCGGCTCGATCCAAACACAACATATCACTCGTATGTCAAAATGACTGAGGGAAAGGACAAGTTATGGTCCGGAGATGTGATCGTCTTTGACCAGGACCAGAACCTGGTTGGAATCCTGGGCGGCGTTGCTTTGCAGGGCGTTCCGAAGAGACTGATGAACTACATTATCAATTCGGCCATGAAAAAGGTCTCGAGAGATTCTCCATCAGCGATCTCTCAGATCAGGCCACAACCGCAGGCAATCCCTGCTTCCGAGATGGATGCGACTTTCGGAGACATTTACTCGGCCGAGACTCAAGCTGCTCCAACTTCGCAGCAGGCCACCGATGACTCTTGGCCCGTGGTCCTCAAGGTCCTGGCTGAGGAAACCCGTCTTGATCCAAAAGAACTTGCCGATGATGTCGTTCTGGCCGACATTGGAATTGACTCCCTCCTCTCGCTGGTCATCTGCTGCAGACTTCGCGAAGAGCTTGAAGTCGATCTTCCGGAACGTGCACTCTTCGAAGAGTGTCGTACTGTGGGCGACATAAAAACGCGCGTTTCAAGGCCTGTCTTGTCTTTATCAGGGTTTTCGAGGCGTGGGAGCGACCTCATGAGCACGAAGTCTGACACCGATTCATCGATCGGCTCGCCAGATCTTGACAATCCGGTATCGCCTTTCTCGACTGTCATGACCCCAATAAACAGTCTTGACACGCCAGGTACTAGCCCCACGCTGGGCTCCTATTTAAAGGTCATCGACAAGGGCATTGGAGAATTCAAGGGTAACGTCGTGCCGTCGACGCCTTCTGCTACGGCTACTATTCCACCAGCTTGGTCCATGTACCTCCAAGGTTCTCGGACGAAAGCGAGGGAgactctcttcctcttcccaGATGGCTGCGGGGTGGCTACTTCTTACTCGAGCCTTCCCACCATCTCGCCGACTACTGCTCTTGTCGGCTTCAATTCACCGTTTGCGAA GACTCCCAGCCGCATGTACGATCATACCCTCCGTGAAGTCTTGCAGTCATACGTTGCTGGACTACGGCAGAAGCAAGCTCATGGACCTTATCGCCTTGGTGGATGGTCTGCCGGTGGCATTCTTGCCTACGCAGTCGCCCAAGAGCTCATctccgccggcgaggaggtgaTCTCTCTCACTTTGATCGATTCGCCTTCGCCCAACCACGGCCTTGACCACCTCCCCGAAAGGTTCTACGATCACTGCAACAAGGTCGGCATATTCCGCAAAGTGTTGGAGCGCGGATCGGACCAGTCCAAGCCTCCCGAATGGCTGATGCCGCACTTCCGCGCAACAACCGAGCTTCTGCACGAATACCACGCCCCGCCGATGTCTCCGGAAGCCGCGCGGAAGCTGCACGTCAATATCAACTGGGCCGGCGAGTGCGCCTTTGACGGCGTGACATACCCGCACCTGCCCCCGGCGATGAAGGAGGGCGAAGACTGCGAGGGCATGAAGTTTCTGAccgagaagaggaaggacTTTGGCCCTGGAGAGTGGGCTCTGCTGTTCCCTGGTGCATCTATCACGACCACGGTAATCGAGGGCCAGCATCACTTCAGTATGATGCGTGGAAGTGGTGCAACCAGATTGGTCGAGTCTATCAGACGAGGAATTTAG
- a CDS encoding FAD binding domain-containing protein: MPNSTHDVSVAVRTLTAGADVWDGKCQFAIRGGGHTPFKGAANMENGIVLDLKNLPALGISVDHKTITMSPSQTWDQVTEQLDPFDLSTLGARVAGVGVGGAVLGCGTSFFSPRYGFICDVVEEFEVVLANGDIVQASANRHPDLWKALRGGANNFGVVTAITMKTFSQGKFWGGQTFHDISTRKEHFKAHEDLASMHPYDPYAHYINNLVLSNATRSWFIGNSLQYTKSNPPVVEPEVFKPLLAIEQKPLFPGGPSNTIRVYNVTSISREYAALATYPKRWIFATVSFAPSADMMEEFFQMADKAFTPLLDLDGFAVAMAYQPIPSVMSERHGAVDSLGPIQTQGNIIYVHLGVSVDEDEKDSDETIEKTVQQLVNDAEAKAKKMGEYRSYLQTTYAESWQNPIERRSQSTLEELLATSNKYDPRQVFQKQVPGGFKLPKVSYTGEEVRADLK, translated from the coding sequence ATGCCCAATTCGACACACGACGTCTCGGTTGCCGTACGCACACTCACGGCTGGCGCCGACGTCTGGGATGGCAAGTGCCAGTTCGCCATCCGCGGTGGTGGTCACACCCCGTTCAAGGGCGCTGCAAACATGGAGAACGGTATTGTTCTTGACCTGAAGAATCTACCTGCTTTGGGGATCTCTGTGGACCACAAAACTATCACAATGAGTCCCAGTCAGACTTGGGACCAAGTCACGGAGCAGCTTGATCCCTTTGATCTAAGCACCCTCGGCGCTCGAGTTGCTGGCGTAGGTGTAGGTGGTGCCGTGCTTGGCTGCGGAACgtcctttttctctccccGCTACGGGTTCATCTGCGACGTGGTTGAGGAATTCGAGGTTGTTCTCGCCAACGGAGATATCGTCCAAGCCAGCGCGAACCGGCACCCTGATCTGTGGAAGGCCCTCAGAGGCGGTGCCAACAATTTTGGCGTCGTCACCGCGATCACCATGAAGACATTTTCCCAGGGCAAATTTTGGGGCGGCCAAACCTTCCACGACATCTCCACGCGCAAGGAGCACTTCAAGGCCCACGAGGATCTCGCATCTATGCACCCTTATGATCCATATGCCCACTACATCAACAACCTGGTTCTCAGCAACGCAACAAGAAGCTGGTTCATTGGCAACAGCCTGCAGTACACCAAAAGCAATCCTCCCGTCGTTGAGCCCGAGGTCTTCAAACCGCTGTTGGCTATCGAGCAAAAGCCCCTATTTCCTGGTGGTCCCTCGAACACTATCCGCGTCTACAATGTCACATCAATCTCTCGCGAGTACGCCGCCCTAGCGACATATCCGAAGCGCTGGATCTTCGCTACGGTCAGTTTTGCTCCTTCGGCAGACATGATGGAGGAGTTCTTTCAGATGGCGGACAAGGCTTTCACGCCTTTGCTAGATCTTGATGGTTTCGCAGTTGCCATGGCTTACCAGCCCATCCCCAGCGTCATGTCCGAGCGTCATGGTGCTGTGGATTCCCTTGGACCTATTCAGACACAGGGGAATATCATCTACGTTCACTTGGGCGTCTccgtcgacgaagacgagaaaGACAGTGATGAAACAATTGAAAAAACGGTCCAACAGCTCgtcaacgacgccgaggcgaaggcgaagaagatgggggAGTACAGAAGCTATCTTCAAACGACGTACGCCGAGAGCTGGCAGAATCCCATTGAGCGCCGAAGCCAGAGCACCTTGGAAGAGCTTCTGGCAACGAGCAACAAGTACGATCCTCGTCAAGTTTTCCAGAAGCAGGTTCCTGGGGGATTCAAGCTACCAAAAGTGTCTTACACTGGAGAGGAGGTGAGGGCGGATCTGAAGTGA